The Sesamum indicum cultivar Zhongzhi No. 13 linkage group LG2, S_indicum_v1.0, whole genome shotgun sequence genome contains a region encoding:
- the LOC105155486 gene encoding probable carotenoid cleavage dioxygenase 4, chloroplastic produces METLSSSFFLPKFSQSSSSFVGIEKSPRRKIIANYSFSRFPDPLIRTKHPISEEKREKPSLLAHLFKSVDDFICNHLDSPLRPSVDPKHVLSGNFSPVDELPPTPCEVVEGSLPSCLDGVYFRNGPNPQFIPRAPYHIFDGDGMLHMIKISGGKATFCSRYVKTYKYMVERDLGHPIFPSGFASFNGLMASMARIGLTAARVLTGQYNPLINGSGTANTSVALIGGKLYALGEGDLPYEIQVTSDGDLVTIGRHDFQSSEPFPSMTAHPKVDPDTGETCAFRFHAVPPFLTFFRIGSDGRKGPDVPIFSMKTTAMIHDFAVTKNYAIFNDVQMVISPAEILRGQPPMKVDTVKVPRLGVIDRYAKDESGMWWTDMPGFNILHAVNAWEEDDGETIVLVASNLTSVDLVLEGLDLADLMLEEIRISVKAQKVVSRRPLSTKVLDLGVINPAYAGKKNRYAYAIVVAKPRKAVELVKLDLSLSSEDCHDCVVASRKYEPGWNGSEPFFVPNDPASDEDDGFIVTYVHDEKTQESKFLVMDAKSPTLEIVATVKLPGRVPTGFHGLFVSQSHVTEVCRNDQST; encoded by the exons ATGGAGACCCTGTCGTCGTCCTTCTTCCTTCCCAAGTTTTCTCAATCCAGCTCTTCATTTGTAGGGATCGAGAAGAGCCCTCGAAGAAAAATCATCGCAAATTATTCCTTTTCCAGATTTCCTGATCCTCTTATAAGAACTAAGCACCCAATTTCAgaggagaagagagaaaagcCGTCGTTGCTTGCGCATCTGTTCAAGTCAGTTGATGACTTTATATGCAACCACCTAGACTCACCGCTTCGTCCATCCGTTGATCCGAAACATGTGCTTTCCGGCAACTTTTCTCCGGTGGATGAGCTTCCGCCGACGCCCTGTGAGGTGGTGGAAGGCTCCCTTCCGAGTTGCCTGGATGGAGTATACTTCCGCAATGGCCCCAATCCTCAGTTCATACCCCGCGCCCCATACCACATCTTTGATGGTGATGGGATGCTTCACATGATCAAGATTTCTGGAGGAAAAGCCACGTTTTGTAGTCGCTATGTCAAGACATACAAATACATGGTGGAGCGTGATCTCGGCCATCCCATCTTCCCGAGTGGCTTCGCCTCCTTCAATGGCCTCATGGCTTCGATGGCACGAATCGGGCTAACCGCAGCGCGGGTACTTACCGGACAGTACAATCCTCTAATTAATGGCAGTGGCACGGCAAACACTAGTGTGGCCCTCATCGGCGGAAAATTATATGCTCTGGGTGAAGGCGATCTCCCTTACGAAATTCAGGTAACATCAGATGGAGATCTTGTAACTATTGGACGCCATGATTTTCAGAGCAGCGAGCCATTCCCGAGCATGACCGCGCACCCAAAAGTTGATCCAGACACAGGCGAGACCTGTGCTTTCAGATTCCACGCAGTTCCTCCATTCTTGACATTTTTCAGGATCGGTTCTGATGGAAGGAAAGGACCAGACGTGCCCATCTTCTCCATGAAGACTACAGCAATGATCCATGACTTTGCCGTAACAAAGAATTATGCCATATTCAATGATGTGCAGATGGTGATAAGCCCTGCGGAGATTTTGAGAGGACAACCTCCAATGAAAGTTGATACTGTTAAAGTGCCGAGGCTAGGCGTTATCGACCGATACGCCAAAGATGAGAGTGGGATGTGGTGGACTGATATGCCTGGATTCAACATTTTACACGCAGTGAACGCGTGGGAAGAAGACGATGGTGAGACCATAGTGCTGGTGGCTTCTAATCTTACATCAGTTGACCTGGTCTTAGAGGGGCTGGATTTGGCGGACTTGATGTTGGAAGAGATCAGAATAAGTGTCAAGGCCCAGAAGGTAGTCTCGAGGCGTCCCTTGTCCACCAAAGTTCTTGACTTGGGAGTCATTAATCCAGCTTATGCCGGAAAGAAGAACAG GTATGCCTACGCCATTGTGGTGGCTAAGCCCAGGAAGGCAGTAGAGTTGGTGAAGTTAGATTTATCGCTATCTTCAGAAGATTGTCATGACTGCGTTGTCGCCAGCCGCAAGTACGAGCCAGGATGGAACGGAAGTGAACCCTTTTTCGTGCCAAATGATCCGGCTAGCGACGAGGATGATGGTTTCATAGTTACATATGTGCACGATGAGAAGACTCAAGAATCCAAGTTCTTGGTAATGGACGCGAAGTCCCCCACGCTGGAAATTGTTGCCACCGTGAAGTTACCTGGAAGGGTGCCCACCGGTTTCCATGGACTCTTTGTGAGTCAAAGTCATGTAACCGAGGTGTGCAGGAATGATCAATCTACATGA
- the LOC110011573 gene encoding uncharacterized protein LOC110011573, protein MIREKETERISEGMSRRAPERGRMVAPSEVGSSSLGGWRKREPAISRADVNSVGRQIHLLGKQIDELKRKGELVTQNKHSSFCNRILREIVSTTFKMPDLPKYDGLKDPQEHVSAFDLVMNLYGQSDPIKAKLFVTTLMGKAQEWFMSLPLGSIESHEQLVQKFIFHFASKRKQKRSATYLFTIRQKENETLKNFMGRFNNETLEVQDLRIDIMVNILIHGLKKGPFASALARDPPTNVEQLMRLAQKYINEEEMNAMKDGEWLGAGRTRDREPGKDAKQNTDRVRDLTYRPRYHRYTPLNTTRTKGLLTVEKSDMLKWPRHTRFTPAKKFSGKYCKFHR, encoded by the coding sequence ATGATACGGGAAAAGGAGACCGAACGAATTTCTGAAGGGATGAGCAGAAGAGCCCCTGAGAGGGGACGCATGGTGGCCCCTTCTGAAGTGGGGTCAAGTTCGCTAGGTGGATGGCGGAAACGAGAACCTGCAATCTCGAGAGCGGATGTTAACAGTGTCGGCAGACAGATTCATCTGCTAGGAAAACAGATTGATGAGTTGAAACGGAAAGGAGAACTGGTAACTCAAAACAAACACTCGTCATTCTGTAATAGAATTCTGAGGGAAATTGTAAGTACGACCTTTAAAATGCCAGACTTACCGAAATATGACGGTTTAAAGGACCCGCAAGAACATGTGTCCGCATTTGATTTGGTGATGAATCTTTATGGACAATCGGACCCTATTAAAGCAAAACTATTTGTAACTACCTTAATGGGGAAGGCACAAGAGTGGTTCATGAGCTTGCCACTGGGTAGTATTGAATCTCATGAACAGCTGGTGCAGAAGTTCATCTTCCATTTTGCGAGTAAAAGAAAGCAGAAGAGATCGGCGACCTATTTGTTTACCATCAGACAAAAAGAGAATGAGaccttgaaaaattttatgggcAGATTCAATAATGAAACTCTGGAGGTCCAAGACTTAAGGATTGATATTATGGTAAATATCCTTATCCATGGGTTGAAAAAAGGGCCCTTCGCTTCAGCTCTAGCAAGAGACCCGCCGACTAATGTTGAACAGTTGATGCGCTTAgctcaaaaatatattaatgaggaagaaatgaatGCGATGAAAGACGGGGAGTGGTTAGGTGCTGGAAGGACCCGCGACCGTGAACCTGGAAAAGATGCGAAGCAAAATACTGATCGCGTTCGCGACCTTACCTATCGACCAAGATACCACCGATACACGCCGCTGAACACCACAAGGACCAAAGGCCTGCTAACCGTAGAGAAGTCAGACATGTTGAAATGGCCACGCCATACCAGATTTACGCCTGCTAAGAAATTTTCAGGCAAGTACTGTAAATTTCATCGCTAA